A segment of the Lolium perenne isolate Kyuss_39 chromosome 3, Kyuss_2.0, whole genome shotgun sequence genome:
GATCCCCAAGTCTTCGGGAAAAATAATATGCATTGGTTTAGGCAACAGTACCAACTACCAACCACATGAAATGAACAAAATGTTTAATCAAACTAATTTGAGTGAATTATATGTTTGGCGCTGGAGGGTATAGCCTCGCTTCAGGTGGGGCACTACAGCAACTCTGATACTATCATTCTTATTTACTGTTATTCTTAATTTTTTCTTCCCTTTTGTTTTTGTGATGAGTCCACAAACTGTAATGAAGTGTTCTGGCATAATTTTAAATTCAACAAAACGATATGTGTTTAAAAAAGGAAACATGTCTGACGTGAATAGTAGCACTTGCTATAGTTTTGAATTTTTACTAGTAAAAATTTATAACCTTTATTACTCATAATGAATTTGTACTTGAAATGGAACACATAGGTACTCCTACTTTAAATTGAGAAGTACTTCTATGCTCAATCTTTTGGATTTTTTCAGGTAGATTTCATACCTTGGCTGACTTGGGTTGAATGATTACACCCTAAAGTCAAATTAGCACAGGATTTTTTTTTATAGATGACGTTTCTTTCTTCATATGCTGCTACGTACTATGCAACATGATGAATTGCTGCCATTTACTGAGGGGACACATTCTGCAGGTGACCAACCGTTTAACTGTTTTGCAACACCTCTTTTAGGACATGCCAGTTTACCTCCAATATTAATGGCAGCATTCCCAGCAGTTTCCAGAAAATCTGGAGCACCATCACCACCTTGAACTGCAAGTATAAGTCTGGGAATGGTAAAGAATGTTGAAATTCCAGCTGCTGCAATGAAAGCCACATAAAAGAACCTCCGGACACCACGAAATGGCGCTTGTACTTCACTAATAAGCTTCAGGTCTCTTCGGAACCCAGAACCAATATCTTCTCCACCACGTAATGCCTGACATGAATTTAGAAGGTGAATTTTTTTTCAGCATCTAGCAGATCACTAAGTTAAGCATAAAGCCCTACCTCTTCTTGAAGTTCCTTAAATTCTGGTGATGCCCTGAATGGCGCCATGTCTGGGTCATTGAGAATTGTGCCAAATTTGAGATTGTAATCTCGCAAAGCTGTCTTCAAGCAATCAGCTGCTTTTTTGCTTTCTTCCCTGATGAAACAGATGCATCATATAAGGGAAATAAAATAAATAAGGAAAGCTCAAAAGAACAAATCCATCAAAGAATTTAACAATCTCATCAGGTAGCCCAAAGAATGCAACATCCATCCTACAAAAAATGTCCTAGAGTCTTGATGGCAATTTGCCGCCTTGATACATTCAAACAAATTTAGAAAAGTGAAGTTTGAACTGAAAAAGTGGTACTGACGGAGAGGCAAAAGTACTGGTCACAAGCCTAAATGAGAACAGTATGTTCGTAAAGAAAAATCCTTGCACAGTAGCCCGGAGGTGCTCTCACCTGTATGCATGGCAGCATGCCTTGTTATAGAGCGCTGCTTGGGCTTCGATGGTATTTGGATCAAGCTCTAGGGCATTATCAAATTGTTCAAGTGCGTCTCTCACCTGTGATATGCACACACAAAAAAACCAAGAGACTGTAGACAATGATGGAAGATACTACATGCATCATGATCATATCTGTTGATTCTCCAATTAATTGATTATTACAGGAGACCCATGTAACAGTTTGTTTATACAATCAACCCATGGAGGAACACACTTCAGAGATGTATTTATGGGATCGTAAAGAGATATAGGTATTGAAGCCGCAGTAATAATCTCCATCATTAGCAGAGTATGAAGTCTAGTTGTATGACTTTTGAAGTCCAATCTACCAAAAAAACAGTGGTAGTTTACAAGGTGACATCTCAAACTAAGAATATTAGTAACTTTTGGTTAACAACAATTATTCCCTTGAAGGTGCTTTCCAAGCATACGTTCAATGGGATATCCCACAGAAACCCAATTTATACACCCAAACCTGGATGAATTCCGCTGAAATTCATCCCAAACTTAATCAAACTAGGCCTAATCCAATGGACAACATGTTCACTAGAGGAGCTCCTGCATCCAAATTCAAAAAAGACACATCCACCTTATCAACTAAATGCCTAATGAATTCCCGTACAATTCCTAGCTCATATTGATAGACATCCTCCGTGCAAACGAGTAAGTATCCCAGGTCACTCGAACGTTGGAAGAAATGCGACTCGGAATCGGCTTGGCTTACCCTGCCCTTGGAGAAGAGCTCGAGCCCGAGATTGACGCACGACTCTGCTGTCGGAaccgcctccttctccggcgaaggCGGGGGAGACGGAGGCGACGAGGAGGCATTGGAGCGGAGGATGCCGCGGTGGCGGTTGGAGCgaatgtggagaaggaggggggAGACGATGGATAGAGTTCGGAGCGCGGGGTTGGGGattccgccgccgccggagagaagggcgaGGTGGGGCCGGAGTGCCGCGGCCGCCATTACGGTTTGAAGGAGGGTGAGGTGGTCGTTTCTCTCGTTATCCGGGTGCCAGTAGTTCTCACTTCTCAGTTCTCACTTTTTTTTTAATTCGTCTCTTGACCTCTCTTTTCGACTCCTTGTGCCTAAATTTGTCCGTGACCTCTAAGTTCCCTATAAATTCCGGCAAAAAAAAACAGTATTGGGCGTTCCAGGATCTAATTTTCTAGCCTCCTGATCCCGTGCTGACACGTGTCTTTTTTTTATTGTCGAGTagtaaacaaaatcatatttttcttCGTTTTAGCAAAAAATGGTTCATTCgtgaaataaaagaaaaagttTGAGCTCACCAAACAGATCACTGaagactcgccggagacctcgcagcAAAAGAAATACTATTATATAAAAAATGGATATCGTCGGAGACATTGACGGAAACTCACCGAAGAACTCACCGGAGACTCTAGTAGCAAACATATTTTGCAATTGTAGCAAAACCGTAAAAAAAACTTTTTAGCAAAATAATTATTGATATGTTGCAAATCCTCGGTGACATCAACGGAGACCTCGCCTGCAAACGGCATCAGCGCCGTCCAAGGTTGAATCAACTCCATCTTCCCAAGGCAGCAACACCAGAACCGCCGGTAGCAAAGCCGGCCTCCATCGGTAGCAAAAGCCACCCTCTACCGGTAGCAACGCCAGAGGCCTAGGTAGCAAATCCACCCTCCATCGGTAGCAACGCCGGCCTCCGTCGGTAGCAAACCCCAAGCGCCCAAAGTAGTAGCATCGTGCCCTACACCACACTGGAGCCCGGCCATCGAACATAGTGTGCCCAGCTGCATACTGCATACCCTAACTCCGAGCCAGTCTGTGATCGCATCCCAGCGGCGAAGCAGTCGCCCGCGGCGAACCAGTCTGCTTGGATGGTGCCTGATCCCATCCAACATAGACCGGCAGCGGGAACTAGGACGCGGCAACACAAGAGAGTATTAGCGCGGCGCTCGGCATCCATCTAGCGGCGGCGCGAGCTCCATGGGCGACAGAGAGGGAGAGACGGAGGGGGGAGGAGAGAGGATATGCAGCGCCGGTGCTTTAAAACGACCCGTGTGAGGCTAGCGAGATATGCGGTGCGCAGCACTTGGTGAACCGGTGGCAACGCTGTGGAGACCGGGGAGCATAGCGTTGTGGAGGAGGATGAGCACATCGGCCTTATCCAAGAAGGAAACGAGTGGATGGCATGCAACGGAAGCGGTGGGGCGTACGTGGGCCATGTGGGACGCGTGGCACACATAGAAGCAGGAGGTTGCGAGCTTATCATCCCCCAGGGAGTAGAATCATTTTCcaaaaaaaagaagaagcaaAAGTCTAGTCACTCCCATAATTTTTCGGGCGCGAGGGAGAGCCAACCACCAAGCTGAAATTTTCCATATCTTATCCGCCGCATCTCTCAATGCCACCATCGGGTCACGGACTCCTCACTCGCACCACAAACGCCACTCGTCTAGCCTTAAATTTTGTGGAGAGTCTCCTCCGCAGCCGGATCCAGCACCACATCCACTATGGCTTCCCTAAGCTCGCTCAGGCATGTCTTGTGCCCAATGCCCTCTTGGGCTCATTGCCACCACCGAGAATTCTCGTGAGCTTTACCTCGTCCTACTCGTCCCTGTGAGCTTGACAACGCCATTGACATGGTCCTGTGGACCGAGAATAAGGATAGTGAGCACCTCGGTGGTGTCAGCAATGCCACGAGTTACTTGGATGAGGTAAAATTTTGTAGGGTTAGGTGTTCGATCAATTAGGGCTACGACTGCGTAATTGCGAGCAAACTCATTTCTGTCTCTGCATTGATTAATGCATAGGACCATATACCATCCATTATTTTTaaaagctaagagcatctccaccggcggccccgatagtaTTTTGAGGGCCGgcagcgaaaatgggctcgcacagGTGCGCCCCAAATGGCGCCAGccaattttggagcccaatagaatcgcaggcaaccccgtgtcggccccatcgccaagggcgcgaatcgggcgcgccgacaCCTCGCGGTACGTCTGAAAACCCCCTCAACCGGCGGCCGCTGTTTCGCCCGGAACAGAGCTCGCCGCCACCGCGATAGCATCGCCtcgcccgcaaggtgttcgtccgattgccgcgatggacagcgacgacgagatgatggtgcagctGTTCACGGAGGAGCAGGACGCTCAGGCTGTTcggcggcaacagcagcagctgatTTCTAACGAACATGTTGCGCGTTCGCCAGCCTTTCTTCGTCGTGCCTCGGTGCGGCGGCTTAAATCCAGTCAAGTGGAGGAACATCAACCGGCATCGCGAAGCCGGCGCAATGCTGCTTGATGCCGACTACTTCAACGACGACGTGACTCATTCTCCGAAGGAATTTCGGCGCCTATTTAGGATGAACAAGGACCTGTTCTTGAAGATTGTCCACGACGCCAGGGAATACGACAACTACTGCATGGCCAAGAAAGATTGCACAGGTTTGTGGGGCTTCACCTCAATTCAGAAGTGCACTGCTGCGATGCGTTGTCTTGCATACAGAGCTCCTCGAGATACTACCAATGActacctgttatcaccagattttaaccaaatcggaggtgggccgtgattgagatgggcttggagaatatacacggaaaatatgcatgaatcggccttgtacaagagtttgggctaaattgcctgtgtatctgtaaatatagtaggatacgtgtcggttaggattaaaaggtagagtttagctcgtacacggttgggattattcccacgttagaaagtctacggactataaatatgtatctagggttattgagaaggaagacgatcacgttcacaacaaaccaatctaggcgcatcgccaccccttgtttcgagggtttcttccgggtaagcgctatgctgcgatctaggcagaatcttgtttattcgttgttcatgtgttgctcgtactgaagcctttttgatggcgagcaacgccgttatcatggatatgttagggttagcatcggtacgttcttgatgtatttgattaATCATTCTatccctggatatctagccacccttgtaccgatcctaggtgcaagggtggcacctcgcttagtcattgtttagtagatttgatccgttacaattgctccttgttcttcaaggattagtttgatatctacatagttaggccttgcaaacgagttgaaggatccagtagcacgtaaggtatagtttgctagtcctagagaagatgttccgggaatcaactccacgttggtttttaggccttgtctagggctggtttactatcatctttcgtgtctgccagtgacataggcatcccaaatgggcctaccgaagatagtacccggggtttactgaaggcccactacccgaagaataagaagattcggaagcccaagatattattaaggaaagctagagttgtaataggaagtgttatttgtaatcttgtgggatgagttagaaaccttcccggactctgtaacttgtacaacacgaatccctcggctccacctcctatataagggggagtcgagggacgaagaatcatcgaatcattgtttctcaaaccctagtttcataatcgtcgagtacttttcggctgaaaccttcgagatctacttgccctctacttccaactaaaccctagtctacaacccgtaggcattgacaagttaataccttgtcaattggcgccgtctgtgggaactagaggcgtcaaggatctgatctcgatggcatgttcaagatcgtcgacttcatcaaccgcaagctgaaggagatatgccctagaggcaataataaagtggttattatttatatctttatgtttatgataaatgtttatatatcatgctagaattgtattaaccgaaacattagtacatgtgtgatatgtagacaaacaagaagtccctagtatgcctcttaaactagcttgttgattaatggatgattagtttcataatcatgaacattggatgttattaataacaaggttatgtcattgtgtgaatgatgtaatggacacacccaattaagcgtagcataagatctcgtcattaagttatttgctataagctttcgatacatagatacctagtccttatgaccatgagatcatgtaaatcacttataccggaaaggtactttgattacaccaaacaccactgcgtaaatgggtggctataaaggtgggattaagtatccggaaagtatgagttgaggcatatggatcaacagtgggatttgtccattccgatgacggatagatatactctgggccctctcggtggaatgtcgtctaatgtcttgcaagcatatgaatgagttcataagagaccacataccacggtacgagtaaagagtacttgtcaggaaacgaggttgaacaaggtatagagtgatactgaagatcaaacctcggacaagtaaaatatcgcgagacaaagggaattggtaatgtatgtgaatggttcattcgatcactaaagtcatcgttgaatatgtgggagccattatggatctccagatcccgctattggttattggtcggagtgagtactcaaccatgtccacatagttctcgaaccgtagggtgacacacttaaagttggatgttgaaatggtagtacttgaattatggaatggagttcgaatatttgttcggagtccggatgagatccggacctcacgaggagttccggaatggtccggagaataagattcatatataggatgtcattttatgtgaaataaaatgtcgcggaaggttctatggaaggttctagaaggttctagaaaagtccggaagaaaccaccaaggaaggtggagtccacaagggactccacctccatggccggccagccctagtgggggtggagtcccaagtggactccaccatagggggccggccaccccccacatgggaggtgggaatcccacctttgggtgggagtcctagttgggctaggtttcccctcctatggaaggttttggtttcgggtcttattcgaagacttggacaccaacacttgggatccacctatataatgaggggccaagggagggggccggccaccccaagaccatagcttggccgccccccttgagtggccggccaccccctcccaaaccctagctttgctcctccacttcatattgcccgcgtagcttagcgaagctccgccggacttctacaccgccaccgacaccacgccgtcgggctgtcggattcaagaggagctactacttccgctgcccgctggaacggggaggtggacgtcgtcttcatcaacaaccgaacgtgtgaccgagtacggaggtgctgcccgttcgtggcgccggaaccgatcgtgatcaagatcttctacgcgcttttgcaagcggcaagtgatcgtctaccgcagcaacaagagcctcatcttgtaggctttggaatctcttcaagggtgagactcgataccccctcgttgctaccgtcttctagattgcatcttggcttggattgcgtgttcgcggtaggaaaatttttgttttctatgcaacgttatcctacggtggtatcgagccgtgtctatgcatagatggttgcacgagtagaacacaatggtttgtgggcgttgatgctcttgttatctttagtttgagtactttgcatctttatggcatagtgggatgaagcggctcggactaactttacatgaccgcgttcatgagacttgttcctcgttcgacatgcaacttgtattgcataagaggctttgcgggtgtctgtctctcctactatagtaaagattcaatttactcttctattgaaaacattagtatcaacgttgtggttcatgttcgtaggtagattagatctctctcgaaaaccctaaaccacgtaaaatatgcaaaccaaattagagacgtctaacttgtttttgcagggttttggtgatgtgatatggccataatgtgatgatgaatatgtatgagatgatcattattgtattgtggcaaccggcagagccttatggttgtctttaaatttcatgttgagtagtatttcaaagtagttgtaatagttgctacatggaggacaatcatgaagacggcgccattgaccttgacgctacgccgacgatgatggagatcatgcccgaagatgatggagatcatatccgtgccttggagatgaagatcaaaggcgcaagaacaaaagggccatatcatatcacatatgaaccgcatgtgatgttaatcctttttatgcatcttattttgcttagatcgcgacggtagcattataagatgatccctcactaaaatctcaagataataaagtgttcatccttagtagcaccgttgccaagtcttgtcgtttgaagcacctcgtgatgatcgggtgtgatagattcaataagtacatatgacgggtgcaagacaagctttgcacatgcggatactaaggtggccttgacgagcctagcatgtacagacatggtctcggaacacgtgataccgaaaggtagagcatgaatcatatggttgatatgatgaacactttgagtgttcgccattgaaatcacaccttttctcgtgatgatcgggtttaggtgcggtggatttggttcgtgtgatcactaagacaatgcgagggatattgttttgagtgggagttcacttaggtttttaattatgttgaattaaaatttgaactcaatttgtcataaacttagtctaaactattgcaaatatatgttgtagagatggcgtccccaatcaattttaatccgttcctagagaaagagaaacttaagagcaacggtagcaacttcaccgactggttccgtcatgtgaggatcttcctctacggcggaaatctgcaatttgtgcttgatgcaccgctaggtgaccctcccgcagaagatgaatccgatgaagtaaaagctgtttacgcgactcggaaaactcggtactctcaagttcggtgtgccatcccgtgcgatctggaatccgatcttcaaaaacgttttgagcaccatgatcctcatgagttgatgaatgagctgaaagctatattcgagactcatgcggccgtggaatgctatgaagcatcgaaacatttcttcactgtatgatggaagaaggcagctccgttagtgagcacatgctcgccatgaccgggcatgcgaagaaacttcgatgacttgggaatagtgattcctaacagatcggggattaatcgtgtccttcaatcaccgccaccaagttacaagaactttgtgatgaactacaatatgcgtaacatgaacaaggagttacacgaactctttggcatgctaaaagctgctgagattgagatcaagaaagagcaccaagtgttgatggtcaacaagaccaccggtttcaagaaacaggcaagtctaagggaaaattcaagaagggtggcaagaaagctgccacgcctcctatgaaacctaagaacggccctaagcccgatctttgagtgctattatcgcaaggagaagggacaccggaagcgtaattgctccaagtatctcggctgatctaaagagcggccttgtcaagaagaagaaagaaggtatatctgatatacatgttatagatgttcatttcaccggttctcgttctagtactgggtatttgataccggttcggttgctcatatttgtaactcgaaacaggaactaaagaataaacgacaaccgctgaaagatgaagtgacgatgcgcgttggaaacggatccaaggtcaatgtgatcgcggtcggcacacttcctctacatctaccttcgggattagttttaagcctaaataattgctattatgtactgcgttgagcatgaacattatatctggatcttgtttaatgcaagacggttattcattcaagtccgagaataatggttgttctatttttatgaataatatcttttatggtcgagcaccacaaaagaatggcttatttctcgttagatctcgatagtagtgatacgcatatacataacattgatgctaagcgaattaaacttaatgataattctacttatatgtggcactcgctgccttggtcatattggagtgaaacgcatgaagaaactccatcttgatggattacttgaatcacttgactttgagtcacttgatagatgcgaagcatgtctaatgggaaaaatgacaaagactccattttctggtataatggagcgagctatcgacttattggaaatcatacataccgatgtatgtggaccaatgagcgtagcatcgcgcggtggttatcgttatgttctaaccttcacgagatgatctgagtagatatgggtatatctatttcatgaaacataaatccgaaactttcgagaagtttaaggaatttcaaagtgaagtagaaaatcaacgtaacaagaagatcaaatttctacgatctgatcgtggaggtgaatatctcgagttatgagtttggcatgcatttaaagaaatgcggaatactttcacaattgacaccgcgggaacacctcaacgaaacggtgtgtccgaacgtcgtaatcgaactctcttagatatggttcgtagtatggtgtctcttactgatttgccgttatcattttggagttctgcattagagacagccgcattcactttaaatagagcaccatcaaaatccgtagaaacgacaccgtatgaattgtggtttaataagaaacctaagctgtcgttctgaaagtttggggttgcgaagcctatgtaaagaagttacaaccggacaagctagaacccaaagcggagaaatgcgtcttcataggttaccctaaggaaactatagggtacactttctatcacagatccgaaggcaaaatctttgttgctaagaacggaacctttcttgagaaagaatttctcactaaagaagtgaccggaagaaaagtagaactcgatgagattgatgaatctatactcgttgatcagagtagcgcagatgcggaagttgtactgtaccgccttcaccggcaacagaggaagctaatgataatgatcatgaaacttcgaacgaggaaaccatcgaacctcgcagatcgacaagggaacgtgccactcctgattggtatgatccttgtctaaatgtcatgattgtagataacaatgatgaggaccctgcgacgtatgaagaagcgatgatgagcccagattccaacaaatggcaagaagccatgaaatcgaaatgggatccatgtatgataacaaagtatggactttggtagacttacctaatagccgaaaggctgtcgagaataaatggatcttcaagagaaaaacagatgtcgatggtaatattacatctataaagctcgacttgtcgcaaagggtttccgacaaattcaaggagttgactacgatgagactttctcacttgtagcgaagctaaaatctgtgaggattttgttagcaatagctgcatttttcgattatgagatttggcgagatggatgtcaaaacggcgttccttaatggagacattgaggaagagttgtatatggtacaacccaaaggttttgtcgatcctaaaaatgtcgacaaagtatgcaaacttcagcgttcaatctatggactgaagcaagcatcaagaagttggaaccgacgctttgataaggtgatcaaagacttcgggtttatacggtgtcatggagaggcccgtatttacaagaaagtgagtgggagctctgtagcattcccgatattatatgtagatgacatattattgatcgggaatgatatagaactattaagcgttgttaagggatatttgaataatagtttttcaatgaaagaccttggtgaagcatcatatatattaggcatcaagatttatagagatagatcaagacgccgaatagggctatcacagagtacatatctggacaagattctaaagacgtgtagaatggacgaaagtaagaaagggttcttacctatgttaccaggcaaggtattgagtaagagtcTAGGCCCGGCTACGGCAgacg
Coding sequences within it:
- the LOC127327086 gene encoding protein LOW PSII ACCUMULATION 1, chloroplastic: MAAAALRPHLALLSGGGGIPNPALRTLSIVSPLLLHIRSNRHRGILRSNASSSPPSPPPSPEKEAVPTAESCVNLGLELFSKGRVRDALEQFDNALELDPNTIEAQAALYNKACCHAYREESKKAADCLKTALRDYNLKFGTILNDPDMAPFRASPEFKELQEEALRGGEDIGSGFRRDLKLISEVQAPFRGVRRFFYVAFIAAAGISTFFTIPRLILAVQGGDGAPDFLETAGNAAINIGGIVVLVALFLWENKKEEQQITNISRNETLSRLPVRLSTNRITELVQLRDITRPVILAGSKASVTQAMQRAERYRTELLKRGVLLIPVIFGALQKAQIKPKGFGTTRSAASAPSIGGDFEKRTESIAAKSRLRAEVRFKADIVSPEQWESWIRDQQESEGVTPGEDVYIILRLDGRVRRSGRGMPNWNGILQELPRLEDLLSKLER